One Fibrobacter sp. UWB16 DNA window includes the following coding sequences:
- a CDS encoding TetR/AcrR family transcriptional regulator, whose product MEKFLALTEEKKMTILNAALQCFGKFGYEKASVNDIAVAAHISKASMFQYFGSKKQLYIYLLEYCKKVIEEIFEKAHLDSKTDLFDRILASSRMEMESFQNQPFTLQFITSVWEETSPEVADALVILTEEACSFRNDMVLREEDALKFKNPEDARPVFQMLLLMGEGYAARYRGANAFDFETVMDDFEKNIAILRKNFYKEEYLK is encoded by the coding sequence GTGGAAAAATTTTTGGCGCTGACGGAAGAAAAGAAAATGACGATCCTGAACGCAGCACTTCAGTGCTTCGGAAAATTTGGTTATGAAAAAGCATCCGTCAATGATATTGCAGTGGCTGCTCATATCTCCAAGGCATCCATGTTTCAGTATTTCGGAAGCAAAAAACAGCTCTATATTTATCTGCTGGAATACTGTAAAAAGGTCATTGAAGAAATATTTGAAAAAGCACATCTGGATTCCAAAACGGATTTGTTCGACAGGATCCTGGCATCCAGCCGCATGGAAATGGAGAGCTTCCAAAATCAGCCCTTCACCCTGCAGTTTATTACCAGCGTCTGGGAAGAAACTTCTCCCGAAGTAGCCGATGCGCTGGTGATTCTGACAGAGGAAGCCTGCAGCTTCAGAAACGATATGGTTCTTCGGGAGGAGGACGCTTTGAAATTCAAAAACCCGGAGGATGCCCGGCCGGTATTTCAGATGCTGCTTCTGATGGGCGAGGGATATGCGGCCCGGTACCGTGGGGCAAATGCTTTTGACTTTGAGACCGTCATGGATGATTTTGAGAAGAACATCGCAATTCTGCGGAAAAATTTTTATAAGGAGGAGTATCTGAAATGA
- a CDS encoding Rrf2 family transcriptional regulator, with translation MRVSTKGRYAIRVIIDMAENGEAEFHPLHNLAERQGLSEKYLEAILGVLVKNNVLEGARGKGGGYKLAKPAAELTVWEILSVIETSISPVECVADGKNGCDRADVCPTLPMWKDLAKIIKDYFTGITIEQLARKAPKIARPLCNEK, from the coding sequence ATGAGAGTATCAACGAAAGGTCGATACGCTATTCGCGTTATTATTGATATGGCAGAAAACGGCGAAGCCGAATTCCACCCGCTACACAACCTGGCGGAACGTCAGGGACTTTCCGAAAAATATCTCGAAGCGATTCTTGGAGTCCTCGTAAAGAACAATGTGCTCGAAGGCGCACGCGGCAAAGGCGGCGGCTACAAGCTAGCAAAGCCAGCGGCTGAGCTCACGGTCTGGGAAATCCTGAGTGTCATTGAGACATCCATTAGCCCGGTGGAATGCGTTGCTGACGGGAAAAACGGTTGCGACCGTGCAGACGTCTGCCCGACACTCCCAATGTGGAAGGACTTGGCGAAAATCATCAAGGATTACTTCACGGGAATCACCATCGAGCAATTGGCCCGCAAAGCCCCAAAAATTGCGCGCCCGCTCTGCAACGAAAAATAA
- a CDS encoding sulfide/dihydroorotate dehydrogenase-like FAD/NAD-binding protein yields MAKILFKKQLSPAVFQFRVHAPLIAQERKAGQFIILQTNKDNGERVPLTIADADTEEGSITLIFQTVGKTTTELSKFEVGDDIPVLVGPLGSPTHIENFGHVVCVCGGVGIAPMHPIVQALKAAGNKVTIIMGARNESLFLMKEEMTALADNIIFMTDDGSYGRKGLVTEPLKELCEDTKGKPDMVIAIGPPIMMKFCALTTKPYGVKTVVSLNSIMVDGTGMCGGCRVTIGGKTKFVCVDGPEFDGHEVDWNNMLQRMGAFKPQEQEALHRFGANDGHKCNIDKMADAKAKESK; encoded by the coding sequence ATGGCAAAAATTCTCTTTAAAAAGCAGTTATCTCCCGCGGTATTCCAATTCCGCGTCCACGCCCCGCTGATCGCGCAAGAACGTAAGGCAGGACAATTTATCATCCTCCAGACGAACAAGGACAACGGTGAACGCGTTCCGCTCACCATCGCCGATGCCGATACTGAAGAAGGTTCTATCACCCTCATTTTCCAGACGGTTGGCAAGACGACGACCGAACTTTCCAAGTTCGAAGTCGGTGACGATATCCCGGTCTTGGTTGGCCCGCTTGGTTCTCCGACCCATATCGAAAACTTCGGCCACGTGGTCTGCGTTTGCGGTGGTGTCGGTATTGCCCCGATGCACCCGATTGTCCAGGCTCTCAAGGCTGCTGGCAACAAGGTAACGATTATCATGGGTGCCCGTAACGAAAGCCTCTTCCTCATGAAGGAAGAAATGACCGCTCTCGCTGACAACATCATTTTCATGACCGACGACGGTTCTTATGGCCGCAAGGGTCTTGTGACCGAACCGCTTAAGGAACTTTGCGAAGACACCAAGGGCAAGCCGGACATGGTCATCGCTATCGGTCCTCCGATCATGATGAAGTTCTGCGCCCTTACCACCAAGCCGTATGGCGTGAAGACTGTCGTTAGCCTCAACAGCATCATGGTCGATGGTACTGGCATGTGCGGTGGTTGCCGCGTCACTATCGGTGGCAAGACGAAGTTCGTCTGCGTCGATGGTCCGGAATTCGACGGCCACGAAGTCGACTGGAACAACATGCTCCAGCGTATGGGTGCATTCAAGCCCCAGGAACAGGAAGCATTGCACCGCTTCGGTGCCAATGACGGTCACAAGTGCAACATCGACAAGATGGCTGATGCCAAGGCTAAGGAGAGCAAATAA
- a CDS encoding PD-(D/E)XK nuclease family transposase, whose protein sequence is MNQSIPEKLKGKTYIDPRTDTGFKSLFASKDAIKDFVDGILHLKGDDQIKNLNYSFEHTLRFMIPEERKVILDAFATTGSKRFLNIEMQKADHSFFIDRTILYKAFLIIKGKHEMDKSEEFKTLTKEEKEYRRYEIPETISIWICDFELPYCMEKYIDEWAIYSKEVLDGGIIETLFPKNKYIIVSLPKFNKTADEVKDPVDAWLYVLKHAHEGEPLPDFGNGIVNDALNRIKIENLDKTTLNELEREMIAKEEIECRLAGAKIETRFEMVDAMLANDIPIEKIAIISGISLDEIKKRRAQR, encoded by the coding sequence ATGAATCAATCTATTCCTGAAAAGCTAAAAGGCAAAACCTACATCGACCCGAGAACCGATACCGGATTCAAGAGCCTGTTCGCCAGTAAGGATGCCATCAAGGACTTCGTTGATGGAATCTTGCACCTGAAAGGCGACGACCAAATCAAGAATCTGAATTACTCGTTTGAACATACGTTAAGATTTATGATTCCCGAAGAGCGGAAAGTCATTTTGGATGCTTTCGCAACTACGGGTTCTAAGCGTTTCCTTAATATTGAAATGCAGAAGGCAGACCACAGTTTCTTTATCGACCGAACCATATTGTACAAAGCGTTTTTGATTATAAAAGGTAAGCATGAAATGGATAAATCAGAAGAATTTAAAACGCTCACAAAAGAAGAAAAGGAATACCGGCGTTATGAAATTCCCGAAACAATATCCATTTGGATTTGTGATTTTGAATTGCCGTACTGCATGGAAAAATACATTGATGAATGGGCTATTTATAGCAAGGAAGTGTTAGATGGAGGAATCATTGAGACGTTATTCCCCAAAAATAAGTATATTATTGTAAGTCTGCCGAAGTTTAATAAAACCGCAGACGAGGTAAAAGATCCTGTTGACGCCTGGCTCTATGTGCTCAAACACGCGCATGAGGGCGAACCGCTTCCTGACTTTGGAAATGGAATCGTCAACGACGCCTTGAACCGTATCAAAATCGAAAACTTGGACAAAACCACTCTGAACGAACTGGAGCGAGAAATGATTGCAAAAGAAGAAATAGAATGTCGTTTGGCTGGTGCCAAGATTGAGACTCGATTTGAAATGGTCGATGCGATGCTTGCTAATGATATTCCTATTGAAAAAATCGCTATTATTTCCGGTATTTCTCTGGACGAAATTAAAAAGCGCAGAGCGCAGCGCTGA
- the gltA gene encoding NADPH-dependent glutamate synthase — MSEHMTREQLDAAAKVELEKINALPKPLKPKDKTAIPAQPMPQLEPSYRARVMEEVAQGYTEAQAIVEANRCLNCKKPFCVESCPVHIDIPAFIAKIAEGDFKAAIAKIKETSLLPAICGRVCPQERQCQMNCTMGKMHKDVNQAVAIGRLERFAADYERNNGGASVPAVKPATGKKVAVIGSGPAGLVVAADVRREGHDVTIFEAFHKLGGVVRYGIPEFRLPKKIVDKEIESLAAMGVKFETNFVIGRTRKLKDLIEKDGFDAVFVGTGAGLPLFMNIEGENLVGVFAANEYLTRANLMRAYDKENADTPMWPGKNVVVLGGGNVAMDAARMALRLGAEKVRIIYRRSMNELPARKEEVLHAQEEGVEFCVLQNPAKILGDEAGHVRGMLVDKYELGEPDEKGRPRPVKVEGASFEIECDTVLVAIGNGSNPLISNTTPELSVDKKGHILLEDATANKTFMEKVYAGGDIVLGAATVILAMGEGRRAAAGINEFLKK; from the coding sequence ATGTCTGAACATATGACTCGCGAACAGTTGGACGCCGCCGCCAAGGTGGAACTTGAAAAGATTAATGCCCTTCCGAAGCCCTTGAAGCCCAAGGACAAGACTGCCATTCCGGCCCAGCCGATGCCGCAGCTCGAACCGTCCTATCGCGCACGCGTGATGGAAGAAGTGGCTCAGGGGTATACCGAAGCTCAGGCTATCGTCGAAGCTAACCGCTGCCTTAACTGCAAGAAGCCGTTCTGTGTCGAAAGCTGCCCGGTGCACATCGACATTCCGGCCTTCATCGCAAAGATTGCCGAAGGCGACTTCAAGGCTGCTATTGCAAAGATTAAGGAAACGAGCTTGCTCCCGGCTATCTGCGGTCGTGTTTGCCCGCAGGAACGCCAGTGCCAGATGAACTGCACGATGGGCAAGATGCACAAGGACGTGAACCAGGCTGTCGCAATCGGTCGCTTGGAACGCTTTGCTGCTGACTATGAACGCAACAACGGTGGCGCTTCCGTTCCGGCTGTTAAGCCAGCAACGGGCAAGAAGGTGGCTGTGATCGGTTCCGGTCCTGCCGGCTTGGTCGTCGCTGCTGACGTCCGCCGCGAAGGCCACGACGTGACCATTTTCGAAGCTTTCCACAAGCTCGGTGGCGTGGTCCGCTATGGTATTCCTGAATTCCGTCTTCCGAAGAAGATTGTGGACAAGGAAATTGAATCTCTCGCCGCTATGGGCGTGAAGTTCGAAACGAACTTTGTGATTGGCCGTACCCGCAAGCTCAAGGACCTCATCGAAAAGGATGGCTTTGACGCTGTGTTCGTCGGTACCGGTGCTGGTCTTCCGTTGTTCATGAACATCGAAGGTGAAAACCTCGTCGGTGTGTTCGCAGCTAACGAATACCTCACCCGCGCAAACCTCATGCGCGCTTACGACAAGGAAAATGCCGATACGCCGATGTGGCCGGGCAAGAACGTTGTCGTCCTCGGTGGTGGTAACGTCGCTATGGACGCTGCCCGTATGGCTCTCCGCCTCGGTGCAGAAAAGGTCCGCATCATTTACCGTCGTAGCATGAACGAACTTCCGGCCCGTAAGGAAGAAGTTCTCCACGCTCAGGAAGAAGGTGTCGAATTCTGCGTCTTGCAGAACCCGGCCAAGATTCTTGGCGACGAAGCCGGTCACGTCCGTGGCATGCTCGTCGACAAGTACGAACTCGGCGAACCCGACGAAAAGGGCCGTCCGCGTCCGGTCAAGGTCGAAGGTGCAAGCTTCGAAATCGAATGCGACACCGTGCTCGTTGCTATTGGTAACGGTTCTAACCCGCTTATCAGCAACACCACGCCGGAACTTTCCGTCGACAAGAAGGGTCACATCCTTCTCGAAGATGCAACCGCCAACAAGACCTTTATGGAAAAGGTCTACGCCGGTGGTGACATCGTGCTCGGCGCTGCAACCGTGATCCTCGCCATGGGCGAAGGTCGTCGTGCCGCTGCAGGCATCAACGAATTCCTGAAGAAGTAA